From the genome of Planctomycetota bacterium, one region includes:
- the sucD gene encoding succinate--CoA ligase subunit alpha, which yields MSILVNADTKVICQGITGSAGAFHTKGCLDYGTKMVGGVTPNKGGQKDDNGLPIFNTVQDAVDGTGADATMIFVPPPFAADAIMEAADAGVKLIVAITEGIPVLDMVKAKEYLQGFPDTHLIGPNCPGVITPGECKIGIMPGYIHKPAKDAESGKKVGIISRSGTLTYEAVWQCGNKGIGQTTAVGIGGDPVKGLNYIELLQMFQDDPETDGVILIGEIGGTDEENAAAWAKEHFTKPRAAFIAGRTAPPGKRMGHAGAIISGGEGDAESKLAALRAGGFEVSESPATMGDAMAKTLGL from the coding sequence ATGAGCATTCTGGTCAACGCCGACACCAAAGTCATCTGCCAAGGCATCACCGGCTCCGCCGGCGCGTTCCACACCAAGGGCTGCCTCGACTACGGCACGAAGATGGTCGGCGGGGTCACGCCGAACAAGGGCGGACAAAAGGACGACAATGGTCTGCCGATCTTCAACACCGTCCAGGACGCGGTCGACGGCACCGGGGCCGACGCGACGATGATCTTCGTCCCGCCGCCGTTCGCGGCTGACGCGATCATGGAAGCGGCCGACGCGGGTGTGAAGCTCATTGTCGCCATCACCGAAGGCATCCCGGTTCTCGACATGGTCAAGGCCAAGGAGTACCTCCAAGGCTTTCCCGACACGCACCTCATCGGCCCGAACTGCCCCGGCGTCATCACGCCCGGCGAATGCAAAATCGGCATCATGCCCGGCTACATCCACAAGCCCGCGAAGGACGCCGAGAGCGGCAAGAAGGTCGGCATCATCAGCCGATCGGGCACGCTGACCTACGAGGCTGTCTGGCAGTGCGGCAACAAGGGCATCGGCCAGACCACCGCCGTCGGCATTGGCGGCGACCCGGTCAAGGGTCTCAACTACATCGAGCTGCTCCAGATGTTCCAGGACGACCCGGAGACCGACGGCGTCATCCTGATCGGCGAGATCGGCGGCACCGACGAAGAGAACGCTGCCGCGTGGGCCAAGGAGCACTTCACCAAGCCCCGCGCCGCCTTCATCGCCGGCCGCACCGCCCCTCCCGGCAAGCGCATGGGCCACGCCGGCGCCATCATCTCCGGCGGCGAAGGCGACGCCGAATCCAAGCTCGCGGCACTTCGCGCCGGCGGGTTCGAGGTGAGCGAATCGCCCGCCACGATGGGCGACGCGATGGCCAAAACGCTGGGTTTGTAA